Genomic window (Euleptes europaea isolate rEulEur1 chromosome 8, rEulEur1.hap1, whole genome shotgun sequence):
GAGCAAGATCAGAAAGACTGCAAAGAGAAAGCCGATAACTCCACCAGCAATAACagctgaaagggaaacaaaaaAGACGAACTCGTTTTAGATGGAATGCCAAGGAATGATGCATACTTCCAATCTGTTGCTCCCTGAGAAAAATTTAACAGTATATTGGGCTCTTCACATTTAAAGAAGGTTCAAAAGTAACACACGTTGTCCACAGTAATGTTtcattcacttaaaaaaaaaaccctctgtttgTGACTCAACTGGGTTCTTAAGCCAATGCAGACCACAAAaactgttttaaagccaaaataAATACAATGTCCTCAAAAAATTTCAATCAGAGATTAGAAACTGTTCTTGACATTTTGACAGCCCCGCTTCTAAATATTGGAAGTTGAGTCCTACTGAATTCAAATGGGCTTCCAGACTAGTACACATGCTTAGACTTGAAATCTTAAGACCAAATGTAGACACACAGATacatgaacatataaagctgccttgtactgattcAGAGAATTGGTTCATCAAGAAGTGGGTATGGGACTATTATTCAGCAAAAATGGAGCATGAGGGGCACTAAACTCTgccttctccccttcctcctttctgtgttttgtttcttgAAGAACTTTACCACCACCTCAGCTCCAAACTTGGGCTGGAATGCAGCAAAGCAAGGTGGCAGGAGAGACAAGATTAAGCTCCTCACACCCCACCTTGCTTGAGATGCGGACATGTGTACAAATATTCCACGCCCctgctgtcatgtctagtttggggCCTGGACCACAAAGCGGCAGCAATCATATGAGGTATGGAAATGCTGCCATCTTCTTCCATACTATGTCTCAAGGAGAAAAGTGTCCCAGTGTTAAATATCAGGTAGGGGAATATGTATAATAAGAGTAAAGGCACAAGTTTCAAATGATGTACTTTCTTAACTAAGAACCTGGAAGTCCCTGCTACTTGTTAGGGAGCTGCAGAGCTCTTAATCCACAACACTCACCTGCCAGTACTTCTGTTCTCTGGAAAAGGTTTTCTGAATGTTTTTGAGTGACTACATCTGCATCTTCACCAGGCTCAgttttagtatttttattttcAGCATTAGGCTTCAGCATCTTCTTTTTATCAGTCTCATCAGGTGACTATATGGCATGAgcagtgttaaaaaaaaacaggcactTAGTCACGGCAGAGTTATATGAACACTGATGACACATACAAACTTCTCCAAATGATCTAACACCACACATTAAGTTCAACATTGTTCTAATTACGTAGAACCTTAGACAATCATTTCTAAATTTGTTACTGGAAGCCCCAGAACCTCTTTCAAAATTATGATTCAATTCCATCATAAACTTTATTTTACACATATGAAATAAGATTACAGCAACTGATCAGGTTTATTACTGTACATACGATGATCCTTTATCTAACCATCTTCAAATCTACTCTGCAACATATGACACAAAAACCATTTTCTTGGGGGGGAGCCTGCTATCTAAACTAAAGATGCTTGAATGGAAAGGTCTGGCATAAGGGTGTGGGGAACCTCTCCAGTGTAACACGGAATCCTTTATTTTAACCAGGGagatatgtttttaaaaagcaaaacaagattTGCAtaaagaatcacagaattggaagggtccatacagactagttcaaccctctgctcaatgcaggatcagcttaaagcatacctgacaagtgttcatccagctgctgcttgaacactgccagtgagggggagctcaccacctccctaggcagccaattcctgctctcttactgtaaaaatatttcccTAATATCTAGCCAGGACCTTTCCACCTATAATTTATACTAATTATTGCGCgctctatcctctgctgccaactggaacagctccctgccctccaagtgacaacccttcaaatacttaaagagagcaattcaTGTCCCCCCCACTCAACCTCCTTGTTTCCAGaccgaacattcccaagtccctcagcctgtCCTCATATCTTTCCATTACTTCTCCTTTAGGTTTGCACTTCTGCCATTTAACAAACAGGGTTCCTGGCAACAGAAAAATACAACAGGAAACTCATAATACTTATAATCATAGGAAGGGACCTCCTAACTAAGAAGAATTGCTTTATATCTTCTCTAAGCGGTCGGTGGTTTCAAAATGGCAAACCAGAgttcttcttttatttatttaaaacatgcaaaaatcttaatatttatttaaacattaatAGCTGCTATGACGCAAAATGGAATTGTCTTTATGGTTAATCCACAGCTTTGCAATAgaaataataaatttcaaataCCCTTTAAAGCAAATGGAATTCGAAGCTATAACAGTGTGACTAAAAAAACACAATAGAACACAAAAACAACTTGCACCTACCTTTGTTTGCAAAGGTACCTTGGTCTGTGTTTTCAATGTAGTTCTCTCAGTTCTAGGGGCATCACTAGTTGGTGGTATCTTTGGAAGTGTTCTAGATGTTGTATCCACCATTgtgtcatcttcttcttcttcagcccctaAAGCATTTTGAATAGTATTAGTTCTGTACACATTTGTCCCAAatctaattatttttattttgaagatTTGGGTTAAAAATGAGTCCTCAAGGATTGCTTACAATCAAACATTGTCAAAGTAAACAAACACcacaataaatatattaaaagtgTCACACCAGCATCCTCAATATATGAAAAATGGATAAGAACCAAACATTCAACCAGTCTCCTCATTTACTTATTAtgtgaaatatttatatcctgcctttccccaaaaGGGCCAAAGCAGCTCCCCAAATATGTCAATTTAAATATTCATCAGAAGTAATAAAACAGCCATCAAGAGTCTCCAAGAGGGTCCCACAACAGAAAAGCAGTTGCCTTCTTTATAAAAACCATGATCAAGCAAGCCTACCAGGGCATCTTAGGCAACAGAAAAAGATACTGCTCTTCATAACACTAAACTTAATCTCCAGAGGCAACAACGTTCAGAGCCAAGTTTCATCTGATGGCCTGTACAGGAAGGTAGAGGTGggttctagttagggttgccaacctcctggtaccgAAGGAAGGTTGTAAGAAAAGCAAgaacagcactgatggctaactggATATATAATAAATACCAAAAGGCAATGAGACACAAATGTACAATGCACAACAACAAAAGGCACGATAACAGAACACAAAGTCCTGAAAATGAGTCAGCACTCCTGATGAAACgctcaaggcaagagttgttccgCTCCGGGTGTAGAGCATCTACACGAGCTGCGGATCAGAGTGGAGTCAAAGATGCCCAACAGCAACTGGGACGGAGATTGTGATCAAACAGAAGCATCCATGAGATGGGATAGTCAAAGCGATAGTGAAATGGGATTCATACCTGGTTCCCATCTTGGCGATGCTTCTGTTTGATCACAATCTCTGTTCCAGACACTGTTGGGCGTCTTCGACTCCACTTATCTCGCCTTGAGCGTTTCATCAGGAGTGTGGACTCATTTTCGGGACTTTGTGTTCTGTTATCATGCCTTTTGTTATTGTGCATTGTACATTTGTGTTTCATTGCCTTTTGTGATTCATTGCCTTTTGGTATTTATTATATATCCAGCTAGCCATCAGTGCTGTTCTTGCTTTTCTtacaacctcctggtactagctggagatctcctgctgttacaactgatctctagccgatagagaaccgttcacctggagaaaatggctgctttggcaattggactctatggcactgaagtccctcccttccccaaaccccgccctcctcaggctctgcccccaaaacctcctgccggtagcgaagagggacctagttcTAGTGGCTCTGGGGTGCAATGTAAGAGCTGGGAAGCAAGATGCCCACATAACTGTTGGAATAATTGTTATCCTGCTACTTATAAAAGGCTACGATGGTATATAAAAGCCACCACTGGATTTTCTTCCCCATCACTGGTGGAGTGGGTATGTGTCTCTTATTCTTAAGATGTGTCATTCTTAAGATCTCAAAAGGGaacttttgtgtttgcttcttGCCTTtttcaagccccccacccccagtagccCATTCTTCCCACTCTCTTTTGAAGGCTAGGATAAAAACACAAATCACACAAATATATTTTAGACAACAGCCCTCCCGCCCTCCAAGGCCACAAACTATTTTGAAGAAAGAGGAGGACCTCACTaaaaccatccaatcggtagtagagacgggcggtgtgtacaaacACAGGTTGTTGGCTGATatgccatgggggtggggtgggggggggagattgggtcTGCTACTGTTAAAAGGAAGGAAATTAAACATGTCACTGGATATGGGTAAAGCAGCTTTTTGGATGCCGCCAGTAAATAACTAAAAGGAGCAAATATTGTTTACCAAAATTACCACAGCTAGAGCCAAAAGAATACAAAAGGTCACTTAGCTGCTTCAAAAATTATCTTGGATCAACGAAAAGGATTAAACTACTCTTCCCTGTGTACTGTCTTTGCATGTGAAGGAACCTCTTTTCCAAGGGGAGCATTCCATGATGCAAACATCCTTTGCAGCTTAAAGGAACAGTTTCGCCATGTAATTTGCCGCTTTTGCAGACTAGCTGTTAATGATTCTGCTGCCAGCTGATCAACAAGGGCTAAATTTATCTTGTGGAATTTGTTTAGCTGCAAAAGGACTGGACTGATATCAGACTGATTATCTTGCGACTCCTCTACATTGAAACCCAAGCAGTCATTATATTTTCTCTTATCCCCATAACTGATTGGATTCCCATTAGATGTGCCTGGCAGTGCACAGCTTTCTACGTTTAATTTTCCATTACTCAAATGCATTTAAGTCAGTTgttcgggggcaggggaggctacATTAAGCAAGCAGTCTGTTATGGCCATTTCATATCTAATACATTAACCAATTATTCAACACCACATCTTTGTTTGGTCTCATCCACCATTTACCGAATAAATCCAACAAAATGTAAGAATTTAAATCTGTGTTTTGGCACCATGTCTAAACTTGAAAAGTACAATTGACCCAACAAGACATTTCAGCATAATTCAGGAGTACTGTATACATTCATAAAAGCCAATGAGATTACTACAATGGGGGAGAAGGAGAGCTCCAATATTAATAATCATATACTCAGCAACCTCCTTAAATCCCTCCATCTCTTTTCTCCCTATCCTGTGTCAGCTAGTTCCACAAGCTACTTATGaaatgtgtgaagaagtacttttgTCTTTCTTGAATTTAATATTCATTATGTTTCCTTGGGTGTCCTCAAATTTTAtcctgggaaagagagaaaagtctCTATCCACTTGCtccatctatatatctaacagCGACGTGTGgcccccccatctgtggatatctaaaacTGCGGGTTGGGTCACACCGACGCTAAGCAAATTTTCGTGCAAACTTGGGAGACaccccagatatgcagaaaaatctgactcctttaaaaatacattagggggtttaaatcccccccaaatttaaaaaaaaaatgttgtctATGCATGCGCAGACAACACATTTACCATGAGTTACCTTGAATTAGGTAATGAGGGGAGTTGGGATTCCCCCCCTTTGACCCTTGTGGGGACTCCCACTTGTattatgcataattttaaaaacttttattccCTCAGCATTCCCCCACCACCATCCAACTTTCTTCTAGACTGAATTGTTCATGTTGGTTGTCCTTTTCTTCCTATGGAAGAAGGAAGCCCTTTAAATATCCTGGTCCCAAGctgttcagggctttaaaggtgaaaaCCAGTGCCTTGAAACCTGCATGGAAGCCCACTCTTAGatagtgcagatctttcagcactggtGAAATGTCGTTGGATGGGTACGTCCCAGTTAGTAATTTAGATGGAATATTCTGAACTGGCTGAACTTTCTGAAGAATTTTCAAGGACAGTATTACGGGACTCCAGCTTGGATATTCCAAGAGCATGGATGTGAAAAGGTTCTCTGTACACAGGAAGGGATGGCAGCTAGGACACATTTAAATTCAGAAAACCTCTTGGCTCTTTCTGCTCAATGAAGATAATTTTTAAACTTATGAgttctaagaagagttggtttttataccctgctttttctttacctttaaggagtctcaaagcagcttacaatcaccttctcttcccctccccagaacagacaccctgtgaggtaggtggggctgagagaactgtgactggccaagggtcacccaacaggcttcatgtgtaggagtggggaaatcaacccggttcaccagattaggggtcactggtcatgtggaagaggggggaatcaaacctggttctgtagAGTTCCCCGCTCTTgatctctacaccatgctggctcccaattttAAGAATTTTACAGTACATTATATCAAAATGCTTGGTctgggccggggagggcaggttataaattgaataaataaaataaataaaatatactgaATGGTCTGCACTTTTGCAGGATCATGTTCCACTCTTGGCCATATTGACTAAGGTCTGCTTAACACACAGCACAAGATCCAGGTGTATAAATCCACCTGTGAAAACCTGCAGAGGAACAGTGAATTTGCAGCGTATATATAACATATTTTTCTTCATGAGCACACTAGCTTACCTGAGCCAGACCCAGAAgtataatcatcatcatcaattgGATAGACTCCTGATGCCTCTTCAATGGAGCTGTTGTCAAGGTACAGATCTTTATCAGAAGTCAATGCTGCTCTCTGGAAAGAAAAGTGAAATGCAAGAAGTGACTTCACTACAGCTTTGCAATTTAATTCAAGTTGTCAAGACGAACAGACAGTAGTTCTTGTAATAAATATTAAGTTGGCAACAATTTTTAAAACACCGTATCCTTTCTGTTGTTTATGACTATATTtctacttttagggttgccaactccctgttgtgaaattcctggagatatgggggtgaagcctggggagggaaaggtttggggatgggagggacatcagtggggatGCAACGCTTTAAGACATTTTTGAGGGGAGTGAGAGAAAAGGAGGACTTTAGTTGAAGTCCGACAACAGAGACCAACACATAAAATAACCAACATATATGAAGAGTGCCTAATAATTTAAACAGAAACTAAAACCATGACATTTCATAAAGAAACTACCCTTTGAGACAAAAGGACAAGGGGGCAAAGTGACTATCCCAAAGAAAACATGACACCACTACAGGAAGGCTCTGTCTCTTGATCCCACAGACTGTGGGGGCAAATTAAGAGGATGTCAAGCGTGGGACACCTGAAGGACAAAGATGGCAAGTTCTGAATCTGCCTAAGAATATCCATCAAAGCCAATACTAAACTGTATTTAAGAAGAATTCAACAATAAATGAGGCACATCTTCTCACCTATTTCTGTTAGTCATGCTTACTAATTTAAAATATTATCTTGCTTTTTCAAAGCTCAAGGTGGCTATCAAAATTTAAATATATACTTCAACCAATAGATTGGAATAGCATATACAGTTAAAACAAGCTAAATATTTGAACAACAAATGACAAAATTGGCAGCCGCACACGTATGCCTTCTCAAACACAAAGGCCTAAAGTTGATAAGTCAGGGGTAGTATTCCCATTTTCTCAAAATGGACCAAAAGCCTCCCATTGTGTTTCTTTCAGCCTTCGGATCAGTTTGACACTGCAGCTTGCAATGACATATACTATACAAGTAGCAAAACAGGCCAAAAGAAAAGAACACGTTTGAATCAAGATGAGAAATGCTGAAAAGTTCTTGCTGTTCCATCCACTCTGCTATAGACAGCAGAAGCAATAGCTCTTGATAGCTCAACACTGAAGTGGAAGCAGACTATTCTTCCAGTAACACCATCTTCAGAAATGATCAAAGTGCAGAAAAGCTACTCATAGTATTATCAAAAGTAGATTTGTAGGATGGCTCAGAAGTAGGATGTAAATTTTTTTGCGTTAAAAGGCATCCAGCATATTTTGAATAGAAGCCAACAGATATTTCAATATCCTGTAGATGTCCAAACTGCCAGGAAAAAGGAAATTTGCTTTTCAAAGAGAAAACCAGTTCTAAGTCTATATACAATGCTACAGAAGCAGCTATTGTCAATGCTGGAGAAAGTGTACTTCCTccatctggttctccagactctAGTCTAGACTTGAAGAGTCTGGAATAAGCAATGTAAAGATCCTGGAGAAGCAGAAAAGAGGAAGTACAGATGAACAACACGCACAAAAAAACACATACAACCCTCCTTCCAAGCTTTCTTTTACATTTGGTCAATTGTACAGATTAACAACACATTTATTAAGAAATAATACATAAGCCTCTAGTTTGGACCCATATCCAAGCAGTTCCCAGCCATGCTAGTATTACCCCATATTTCAAAAACCGTTTTTATTGATTTATGTAGCACCAGCAATGTGTGTGTCATCTGAGGGATCAGGAAATCTTCATATATTCAAGGGTGGTAAAGTTGGGAGGTACATCAACTTTGTACCAGATTGTGGCCCTCTTCAAGATATGAGCAacctgtcagctaaggctttctggctttctgcctcagcccctccccccccgccggcatctacacctcaatggagactaATCGTTATTAGTCCGGCTAATCGTTAGTgtgttaccaggtcccgcgg
Coding sequences:
- the SDC2 gene encoding syndecan-2; this translates as MWNVWILLAFASIARVAGETRAALTSDKDLYLDNSSIEEASGVYPIDDDDYTSGSGSGAEEEEDDTMVDTTSRTLPKIPPTSDAPRTERTTLKTQTKVPLQTKSPDETDKKKMLKPNAENKNTKTEPGEDADVVTQKHSENLFQRTEVLAAVIAGGVIGFLFAVFLILLLVYRMRKKDEGSYDLGERKPSSAAYQKAPTKEFYA